The window ttggttgtggtgaagataccctgaacaagcccctcagaggattactttccatagtaacaagtgacagtaaatttcagcacactatataaatttttccttaccaaattccacctaccaaaggcgcttcactccctggcaacggcgccagaaaagagtcttgatgacccacaagtataggggatctatcatagtcctttcgataagtaagagtgtcgaacccaatgaggagcagaaggaaatgataagcggttttcagcaaggtattctctgcaagtactgaaataagtggtaatagatagttttgtgataagataatttgtaacgagcaacaagtaacaaaagtaaataaagtgcagcaaggtggcccaatcctttttgtagcaaaggacaagcctggacaaactcttagataaggaaaagcgctcccgaggacacatgggaatatcgtcaagctagttttcatcacgttcatatgattcgcgttcggtactttgataatttgatatgtgggtggaccgatgcttggttgctgttcttaattgaacaagcatcccacttatgattaacctctattgcaagcatccgcaactacaacaaaagtattaaggtaaacctaaccctagcatgaaacaagtggatccaaatcagccccttatgaagcaacgcataaactagggtttaagcttctgtcactctagcaacccatcatctacctattacttcccaatgccttcctctaggcccaaataatcgtgaagtgttatgtagtcgacgttcacataacaccactagaggctagacaacatacatctcatcaaaatatcgaacaaataccaaattcacacgattactaatagcaagacttctcccatgtcctcaggaacaaacgtaactactcacaaagcatattcatgttcataatcagaggggtattaatatgcataaaggatctgaacatatgatcttccacgaaataaactaactagcatcaactacaaggagtaatcaacagtagtagcaacctactagtaccaatcacggacttggagacaagaattggttacaagagatgaactagggttttgagaggagatggtgcttgtgaagatgttgatggagattgccctctcccggtgagaggagcattggtgatgacgatggcgatgatttccccctcccggagggaagcgtCCCCGGCAAaaaagctctgccggagccctagattggtttcgccaaggttccgcctcgtggcggcggagtctcgtcccgaaaggttgcttgttattttttcctcatcgaaagacctcatatagaagaagatgggcatcggagagccaacagggggcccacgaggtaggggggcgcgccctggggggtagggcgcgcccccaccctcgtgggcaggtgggcccccctctggtgaacttcttctgctggatattttttattatttccaaaaatgtctttcgtggagtttcaggacttttggagttgtgcataataggtctctaatatttgctccttttccagcccagaattccagctgccagcattctccctccttatgtaaaccttgtaaaataagagagaataggcataagtattgtgacataacatgtaataacagcccataatgcaataaatatcgatataaaagcatgatgcaaaatggacgtatcaacggggAAGGTGCGGACGAGCTACAGAGGTGCACAGGGACGAGCAGAGCTCGGGAACAAGAGGCGGAAGAGGCCGTGGCGCGAACAGAGCCGGTCGGCTACAGCTCGCCCGTGGGCGCGCAGCGACGAGCGCTGACGGAGGGCTTATGGAGGGGGAGATGGCTCTAGGAGGACGGCGACGACACGAGGAACATGCTGGACATGCCCGTGCTTGCTGAGACGCCAAGCAGAGGAGGGGACCGAGCAAGAAGACGCTCTGGACGCGCGCACTGCACGCCAAAGcggtggtcaccgcgtgcactggtgcacacagtgcAACAAGCTATGCCAAACGATGTCTGGGGGTTAGTCCTTCCTGGGGCGGTTTCAACTGCGGTGGTATCTCGGTTAAAGACTCTGTGGTTAAATGGTAATCAgcgtctgaagtttactgcagtaaacttggacgTGCACTGGTGGTCAACAGGAACTTGGTTGGAGCAAAAGAGTTTGTCTGGGGTGATTAACTTAGGAAGGACCATAGTCCTGGGGATTTTGAGGAGAAGATTACCAAtgtttaatatagttgctttgcaactaacCAAAATGGTCCACAAACTTGTTCAAcaggatgcactcacatggagtgtcaacttgagctcaaattgcgCAAGGCAGGGTCATTTAGtcctatgaagatgctcaaaaagtctcataccaattgtccaagccaaaatggtacttgcttcacaaacatctcctctggatagaaacttgcaaaaattctagaggaataATGGCTTGATTAAATatgcccaaaatgggtggagataggttatatggataatagaaagcctagaaaaatttgcagccatagtggagcaagataaaatatacttgcttcacaaactgaaaatttggacagaaactaagaattgaagatgagctcacaCGGAGGCATGGCATGAGCTCAACTTTGGTGGcgggctatgatatgatgatattgaggaccatgcaaaatggcaactcatttggatatgcctagattgtacctccttcacaaagcttctttttggacaggaactttggaaaatcataattaaataattactaggcaactgaggttgaattttggcatgtggcaatgatatggacaggaaaagatgccatttagggcagaataggaaatgaattatttgagggtgatgataaacatggcaaatgaaatattttgccacatttgaggaagatatgacccaaacaatttataagaattatttgggaattttaggagtgatggaaatataggttgcttcacaacctagggcaaaaaggataattcctttaatagaaaaggaatattcccaataaaaagaatattgggatttggtccaaggtggaaatggaaaggtctagggaaggattttgggtgtgacaagccactctggaaacaaagaagagggcatcttcttcagttgccAGACCACAAAGCAATGGAAaaggaaaactcaggcaaaaacctcagaaaaacaaaagaaaaagtaaAGGCAAAAAATCAGGCTGTTACACACAAGGCcgacttcagccataagaccgacttctgctgcatccagcaaccgagtggtactctcagtgatggattctatgtcctccaccacaagctggagtacagacgggatcagcacaaccttcgcatgtcacctagatccggtgatgcccatattctgcaatgggcaaagaacctatgagatatcccggatcatcgactccaagctgagttctatcacatccagcgtgaacttccccaaatcatcatgaaggaggtcctcgaaaaaatagggatgttctacgaagaagggaaAATGTCGCGGAAGACGTCCGAATACCCGTAGctgctcagcgtctcgacctgcagCCTTTCACtgcgctcggggactatctccctgacttggagggACGGCACGACATTTTGGAGTGATtgacgatatatgacaatgtgtccgtttagtccatactttctgtaagacgaaactttgagttatgcacggcgaAACTTCATTTCtgatgtaattaaactgtcctcctcaactagcgaagatcactctagttagggcattttgggtatgatgaactttgttatttatgcttatgatatgttgcttctatttttgccaagtctgtctctttctgttgctcaactatatatgttgcatatcatcgactcatgtgacgatgaagGTGCATAGATCATTGATGTCAAAGAAGTGCTACGCCGGGAGTATACGACGAgtagccggagtgtcaggcccaggtgtaccggtttccgagcgacagccaatagttagtttaggttcacgctagtgcgagagagggatacgaaccgacgcctcaagaagtactacattatgtatgatgagacatgtcatgtaacttgtatagctatatcgtgattatgatgtgatgacatgatttgtgttggatgatattatgagactattatgtgtatgatatgatgagcatattgcATGTTTATAATATGATTAGAATACTCTGTAAAACCTATACAAAAACATCGCAAATACATAGCAAAAAAAGATATGAGAAAATATAGTAGTAGCGGTCTTTAGCGTTGGACAGGAAAATGTTACTTCTAaagcacttagtagtagcgctgctaTAGAAAGTGCTACTGATAAGTAGGAACAGTAGTAGCGCGTGTCAAAACGTGCTACTACCAGACTTTAGGTGTAGTGCCGTATCAGTaacgcgggtgcccgcgctactgatacaccaaaGACTCGCGCAAAAGTAGGCTTTTCCCTAGCAGTTGAGgtagttttgttagggattgatcccgAGTATCtaatatgttctgagattgatgttgctatgactttgctatgcttaatgcttatcactagggcccgggtgcaaTGATTTTAGatataaacctattatgttttcatgaatgtatgtgtgttcctgatcttatcttgcaagttatgtgcacctattacgagttattatCCGCATACTGCAATGTGGCAATAATTGAGATTCTTTCCggcgattaccgtagtttgaggagttcgtgtattcactaactGCTAATGCTTTGTTCGAGTTCACTATTAaatggaggcattaatatcccttagtttccttatggaccccgctcccATGGGatggcaggacaaaagatgtcatgcaagttcttttccataagcatgtatgactatatacgaaatacatgcctgcaTTGCATTGATGAACTAGATCTAGTTCTGTATCGCTCTAGGTTATAACTGCTACACGATGAATATTATCCAAAGCAATTGTCCatcgttgatccaatgcctacCTTTTCCATATATTGACCTTTGCTAAGTAACTTTCGCTGTTGCTGCTGTTATGATCaccacaaaattgctattgtttctgcttctactgttaccattactatcaagtTGCCATACTAATTTGCTACTAATCACCTTGatatagatattaagtctttcaggtatggttgaattgaccactcaactgctaatacttgcaaatattctttggctccccatgtgtcgaatcaataaatttgggttgaatactctaccctcagaaattgttgcgatcccctatacttctggattGTCAACCCTCAAGTGCCTCAAGATATTTGCAGAGCTAGTGGAGAAATGTGTTGTTGATCGTAGCATTTTTCGACGTATTAAAGCATAGCCCATGCTTTCCCATCGGCTTGAGCATTTGGGTGAACTGGCTTATGCCTACCATTCTATATGGTAtaagagccaagaggtcttgagttcaagacttaGCTGGCTAAAATAAAAAGATTGCAACCCACTTTCCCTCCATATTTAAGCCTAAGGGATTCACTTCCGCAATATTGACTAGTCATGCGTGCTACCAAGAGCATTGCCAATACAAACTGAATGAGCGGATTATGGAGAAGGGAGGCTTGAGATGAGCCCGGTTTGAAATAACAAAACCATCACCCGGCCAAGACTGAACCATGCAGTTTCAATGCCAAAAACCTACTCCATCTTACAAGATAGGGAAgataaatagtactccctctgttcagttTTATAAGATTTTTGGAAATTTCAATATGGAGTACGTACATACTCAAATGATTGAATAAACACGCTAAaacgcatctatatacatccgattcagaaaAGGTTAGAACATCTTACAAAAGTGAATGGTGGGAGTATATGATAAGAATGCTAGTGCTGAACACAATAATGAGACAACACTCATCAACAGAGTCATACAATGTAGTACTAAAGTTTACAAACTCTCCGTATGACAAGATGACCCTTACAAATTAGGTCTGGAACAAAAACTAGGTCACGTATATAGAACAATTACTAAACATTCTACGAACAAAATAAAATACCATTAACGTACCAACTTTATTAATTGATTTTGTCTTCAAGACTGACCGCTTTACCAAGGCTTAGTGGACTCCGTTGATTCTAGAATATATCaagaaaatgatagtaaatgcataTGGCCAGAGAGACACCATAAGGGTGGCTGCCATTGTAAACGCAAACCGCAAGCATGCTCTCATACCAAGCCTATTAAAATGCACGAATTGggctgcagttgccatgtacacaAACCACCCAATGTCAAGCAGCATGACAGTGCTAAACGCCATTGTAACAACAACATATGTACGGTCAACCGGAGCCAACACCGCGTATATGCCAATTGAAAATGCGGCTGTCAGGCTTCGGGCTGAGCTGTTGAGGAACACGATGGAGAGGATAAATGCTTTCGCACGTATCCTGAGGTCGATGGTGGTCAGTCCAGCGTACATGAGGCTGACAAGGGAAAGGCCAGAGCAAAGCAATGCAAGATTGTTGGCCATGATGAACCCTAAAAAAAAGTAGTTCTGGGAAAGCACTGGCGTGCCAGCTTTATGTTGATCATCACCGGCTCGGTACCCACCTGGTACGGAGAAAGCGCATGTGAATGAAACCGTTACCAGGAGTGCTGCAACAATGGCAATGGTTGGTATGTAACCGTTGATCTTGTCTGCCTCCTCCTTCTCATTTAGTTGAGGCTCGTGTTCTTTAAGGTGAGCACCATATTTAGCACCAGCAGCCGCTAGCAGAGTGTATATCTGATACCACGAATCCTGACAAAAGTTGAGACTCGACATTAAAATGAAGGAACAATAATCATTGCAACAACCAAGGTACAGAGTATATCAAGAATAAATTTCCCATAGATTTTATTATGATACTCGCAAAACACCGATGTTTCATGGCTAGCGACTTTGAACTATGAGTTTAGTGGTTGTATGATTTCAAAAAAATCCAACCCAAATGAAATCATAGTGTGTATAAGTTTGTTTTGACTGCTGGTGCATGCACCTCCTTTGTAGTGGTGCTAAAAAGAAACGGACTCCTATCCTCTTTTGTAATGTATAAGTTTAGTTCTTAAAATGTCAACTAGCTAAAAAAACTAGGGTATTTTTTAGTTGTGACCCAAAAATTGGGGTTTTCTAACATTTTCTATGGACATATAAAGGGTAAATTATACTTTAGGTCCCTAAACATGTAATTTATATATACAAATATATTTTACCTATATGATTTTATTGAAATTTTAATTATGAATTTGCATATGTTTATAAACCAATTTTTAACATTTTTAATTCAATCGGTTTTCAATAAATATTTGACAACTATACAATAATAAAACACAACGAGTTACATGTATTTAGTCCAATTTCTCATATTGTCGTAGGATTCTACAACCATACATTAAAACACAATAAAGTACATGTATTTTAGTTTCAGTTCTCATAATGTTAATCCAAATGCTAAGGTTTTATACAACCATACCTCATAGAGATAATTGCAACCAATTCCCGCAGCAACACGTGGGTATAATATGTACTTTGAAATTACTTGTaaacatagttttaaatagcccgaTATTTCGGTGCTACAGCGTTTGGAGAGGTATCATGCTAAACGCCAATTTAACACCATTTAGCCACTATGGCGCCAATTTAGTGTCAAACGAGCAATGCCATAGTATAAGCTGTTGTAACTCAGACATACTAAATGAAAGATTAGACCTTTCTATTCTTTTAAGAATATAATTAGTAAGACAGATTTACGTACCAACCCAAAATGAACACCAGTGGGTTTCTTGCTCAGTGCAAGATCTAATGCAGTTTTCCCATCATTATTTGGTAAATTCAACTGGATTTCCTTGTTCCATAGTAAGCAATGTAAAGTCCGTACTCTCCCAGCAAGGACAGCAAGGTGTAACCCTGTGTTGCCTTCATTGTCCTGCTTATCCATGATCGATGCAAACCTCCACACCTGATGGCTTGCACGAAAAAGACCAAAAACATAGCGAAATAGAGTGTCTTTTTTGTCACAGATGACAACATGAAGGAAGGTTCTACCCTGGGCGTCCCTTAGTTCTGCGCAGTTGGGGCACTTCTCCAACAACACACGAATTACACAAGCCTTGTTTGCTATGTGTATAGGAAATGACCCCTTGTTGTCAGGCCGATATGCTGAACATTTGTCAGCATTTATCAACGATACGACTGCTTGATCGAAACCACATGACGCAGCAAAATGTAGAGGTGTACTTCCGTTGCGTGAGTCGCCTTGTTTGCTGAGGTCCCTGTTCCATTGTAGTAGCTTATTTGTCATCCCTACAACTACAGTAGGGGCAATAGACAAACATATAAGAAATAGGTGTCACCAAAAAGATACACTAGGACACAATATCAATGATCCAGACCCTACAATGCATGCTTAAATACACTATTCCCAAAACTGATAGCTATTGCATGCGTTTAAGCATAATTTTGTTACGTCCATACATGTGTAATGAAAGAGCACAAGTTGAGTAATATCAACCAGTTATATTGATTAAAGAAAAAGTATGCCAAGTCGTCAGTTTTGACCAAGGATAGGCTAGTCTGCCAAGTCGCCAGTTCACCTGAGCCAGTGATCACCCGATGTCGACATTTGAAAAACTTGATTATCTGCTCATGGAGACCGCCTAGAAACTAAAATACCCACTCATAATTGTGCGTCCACTTGAGCGTATCGAGTCTCTTTTGGACCATGCACTTACCATTTTCTACTCTACTTCTATGAATCCCTCGGCTGCAAGCCACCCATTCAAATTTTAATTGGGATGGTTAAATAGGGCTTTGCCCATCTGATCAAGAACATTTGGCGAAGGCTTCCAGTTGGTTGAACACAGATCCATAGATGGAATTTTAAAATCGATGCCACACGATAATTCCTAACTTGATGGGCCAAATACATCATTGGCTTTTAGAAAAAAAAGTAAGATCTCGTTGCTCCAATTGATGACATCGAGGAAACTGCCGAGAATCATGCTCTATCTTCACGAGAGATTGGGATTAAAGATTATTCTAATTAGTAGATAACACAACTCTTATGAGAAGAGGAAATCAAATGGTACCAGAGATCTAAAGCCTAGTTCATTCAATAAGGTGATAGTAACACAACATATTTCCATATAGTTGCCAATGGGCATCACAGGAAAAGGTCTATTTAATATCTCCAATAGGACGATGGCTGGATCAAAGGATAGGAGCTTAAAGAGTTTATCAGAAATCACTAAAATTCTGCATTTGGGACTCGGAATGAGGGGCATATAGCCGCCGAGAAGTCACAAACGGACGATATACCATACATTAAGGCAGAAGAAAATGGCATCCGCACAACACCTTTCCCGGAAGTGGAGCAAAGAGGTGCAGTGTTCCAAATAGAGCACAACAAACCTCCGGGTCTAGATGGCTTTCTCACAGAGTTCTATTAGGAAATATGGGATGTCCTCAAGTCCGATCTTATAGAGATGTTTATTTCTCTTCATGCTCGCCAACTAGACCTATCCAGGCTAAAAAAATTGTGAAATATTTTGTTTGGCAAATAGTAAGGAGGCTGAACGGATTCAGCAGTACATACCCATTTATCTCCTTAGTGCGAGCTTCAATTTTTTTGCCAAAGTAGCGACTAGTAGGCTCAATGCGGTTGCCGACCATGTTGTTTGGACATCTCAAACGACTTTCATGAAAAGAAGAAATATCCTGGATGGAGTAGTCATCCTTTGTGAGACCGTTCAATAGGTGCAACAGAAAGAATATGCGTCGGAATATTCAAAATCAactttgaaaaagcctatgacaaATTCAAATGGTTTTTTCTCCAGAAGACCCTTAGAATGAAGGCCGTCTTCGAGAATGGCGTGTGTGGGTCGATAATTTGGTTGCTGGAGTCAATGTGCCTATAAAGGTCAATGATGGGGATGACCATTACTTCTAGACGAATAAAGGACTATATCAGGGTGATCTATTGTCTCCAATATTATTCAACATTCTTGCAGACATGTTGGCCATTTTCATTGAGTGCCAAACAGGAAGGCCAAGTTGTAGGGGTTGTGCCA is drawn from Triticum dicoccoides isolate Atlit2015 ecotype Zavitan chromosome 4A, WEW_v2.0, whole genome shotgun sequence and contains these coding sequences:
- the LOC119289330 gene encoding ankyrin-1-like: MQTEPQNKMRPSETAPELLMMAAREGDSARLRDLLGNHDATATAVQLVVPMPEVIVNIEENSLAISRVDSILHVVAACGDTAEFLESASLIHSKAKHLLGTGNNKGDTPLHCAAGAGRIKMLSHLIHLAMADGGGDAKVKAVLRKQNNKGETALHEVLRLSDKKMVRGMVEKLMEVDAELASLPIANGTSPLYLAVSLGHDDIAELLYSKDKALSYSGPDGQNVLHVAVLRSQVVGMTNKLLQWNRDLSKQGDSRNGSTPLHFAASCGFDQAVVSLINADKCSAYRPDNKGSFPIHIANKACVIRVLLEKCPNCAELRDAQGRTFLHVVICDKKDTLFRYVFGLFRASHQVWRFASIMDKQDNEGNTGLHLAVLAGRVRTLHCLLWNKEIQLNLPNNDGKTALDLALSKKPTGVHFGLDSWYQIYTLLAAAGAKYGAHLKEHEPQLNEKEEADKINGYIPTIAIVAALLVTVSFTCAFSVPGGYRAGDDQHKAGTPVLSQNYFFLGFIMANNLALLCSGLSLVSLMYAGLTTIDLRIRAKAFILSIVFLNSSARSLTAAFSIGIYAVLAPVDRTYVVVTMAFSTVMLLDIGWFVYMATAAQFVHFNRLGMRACLRFAFTMAATLMVSLWPYAFTIIFLIYSRINGVH